In the Carboxydothermus hydrogenoformans Z-2901 genome, ATGTCCATTAACGAAATGTACTTTTCGGAGCTCTTAGGGAATCCTGCCATTGATCCTACCGGAGAGAAATTAGGTGTACTTTATGATATTGGAGTAAAGGGGAGTGACACTTTTCCCGAAATTTGCTTTGTTGCCGTTAAGAGGGGTAAAAAAATATATAGTGTAGAATATAGCTTTGTAAAAATTTTAAACCGCCGCATTCTTGCTTTTAACCGTCGGTTAAAAAATATCCCTTTAAATGAGTTAAATTTGGAATGTCTTTGGTTAAGACAACATATTTTAGACAAACAAATTGTCGATATTTTGGGAAGTAAAGTAGTAAGGGTAAATGATATTAAACTTGCCTATTATGAGGGAACGGTCCGGCCGGTGGCGGTAGATATTGGGCTTCTGGGGCTTTTACGCCGCCTGGGAGTAGGCTTTGTGGGCAATAAATTTAATTTAAAGGAAGAGTTAATCTCCTGGGAGTACCTGGAGCCAATTTATCAAGGAACGCCAGAAATTTTGCTGACGGTACCCCAGAGTAAAATTGCAGATTTGCACCCTTCGGATATAGCTGAAATTTTATCCCAATTGAACAGTAAAGAAAGAACGAAGCTAATTAATTCTTTAGACGATGAGACTTTAGCTGAAGCTTTAGGTGAAATGGAAGCTAACTTTACTGCTAATATCTTGGAAAATCTTGATGATAAACGAGCATCGGAAATTTTAGAGCAAATGGCCAGTGACGATGTAGCCGATTTTTTAGGAGATTTGCCGGAATTTAAAAGGCAGCGTTTCTTTGCTCTTTTAAGCCAACATGATCAAGAAAAGATTAAGAAACTCTTAGAATACGATGAAAAAACTGCCGGTGGCCTTATGACCAAAGAATTTATTACTTTTAATGAAGAATTAACCGCCGAAGAAACTATTAATAAATTAAGAGAAATGGCGCCGGATGCGGAAATGATTTATTACCTTTATGTGTTAAATGAAAAAGGACAGTTAAATGGGGTTTTATCCCTGCGGGATTTAATTGTAGCCAAGCCTTCGGAGAAATTAAAAAATATCATGCGGAAAAAGATTATTTCGGTAGCGGATAGGGCAAGCGCCAAAGAAGTTATTTCGGTAATTGCTAAATACAACCTCTTAGCTTTACCGGTTGTGGATAAAGATAATCGGCCTATCGGCATAATAACAGTGGATGATGTGATGGACTTACTCTTGCCCGGAGGTTATCACCATGAAAAAGTTTAAAGTAACTAATAAGTTTTTGCAAAAAAGTTTATATGTTTTAAGTATAATTGGCCCGGGGCTTATTACGGTAAATGCGGGAAATGATGCCGGAGGTATCGCTACTTATGCCGCCGTAGGGGCGTTATACGGTTACCGCATGCTTTGGGGATTATTGTTAATTACCTTTAGCTTAGCAGTAATCCAGGAAATGAACGCCCGGATGGCGGTGGTCACCGGTAAAGGTTTATCGGATCTTATTCGCGAAAATTTTGGGGTAAAAGTGACTTTTTTGGCAATGGTGATTTTATTTGTTGCTAATCTTGGGGTATGCATTGGCGATTTTGCGGGAATTGCTGCAAGCTTAGAACTTTTTGGTGTGGCTAAATTTGTTTCCGTACCTTTGATGGCATTTTTTATCTGGTATGTTATTATTAAGGGTTCTTATTCCCGGCTGGAAAAAATTCTTCTTTTATTTACTGTCGTATTTTTTTCTTATATCATAACTGCCTTTGTGGTTAAACCAAACTGGTCCGAAGTTTTTAAGGCTACCGTTATCCCTTCGATTATACCCAGAAAGGATTATATCCTGACTTTTATTGGCATGATCGGTACGACGATTACCCCTTATATGCAGTTTTACCTGCAGGGTTCCATTGCGGACAAAGGGCTGAGCCTGAAAGATTATAAATACGAAAAGCTCGATGTTTATTTTGGGGCGTTCTGGGGAGATTTAGTTTCTTTTTTTATCATTGTTACCACTGCTGCCACCCTTTATAAAGCTGGTATAAAAATTGAAACAGCCCAGGACGCAGCGCTTGCTTTAAAACCGCTGGCCGGGCAGTATGCTTCATTACTATTTGGCATAGGACTTTTAGGAGCTTCTATTTTGGCAGCAATAGTTATTCCCCTTTCTACGGCTTATGCGGTTACAGAAGCTTTTGGGTTTGAGCGGGGTTTGGATAAAAGTTTTGGCGAAGCCCCGGTGTTTTACGGTATATTTACCTTTATGATTTTTATAAGTGCTTTATTAATACTGCTTCCGAAGATTTCATTAGTGGGAATAATGCTGGCTACCCAGCAGTTGGCCGGCATTTTATCACCAATTATTTTAATTTTAATGGTGCTTTTAACCAGTAAAAAAGAACTAATGGGTGAGCTGGTTAATAATCGCCTGCAAAGTATTATTGTCTGGGTTACTGTTATTTTTATTATTATTTTAACGATAACTTTGGTTATGGCGAGCTTTTTTAATTTTTAATTAAAACCAGGACTTTAAATACCTCTCCCATTGGGGGGAGGATTAATTTTTTTATTTTTAAAGTTTCCTGGTAGCTTTCTAAAGGCCGGGTAAGGTCATCCCGTTTTACAAACTCCATAATTCCCGCTTTCATTAAAAATTCTCCCTGGCTTAAAAATAATTCTTCCTTAAAACCCAGGCTTTTGGCTTTTTTCCGGAGCATCCCAAAATCAACGTGAGCGGTAATGTCCTGCTCGCCGGGATTTTGTAGGGGGTCTTTTTGGCGGTGGCGGGAAAAAGACGTAAGCGTACCTGTGCTGCGGGCAGGGTGGTAGAGTTCAGCGGTATCAAAGCCATAGTCGATTATAATAAAGGCGCCGCAGTTGAGTTTTTGATAAATTTCTTCCAGCCACTTACCTGCCTCCAGGTTTACGTTGAAAATCTGCCCTTCAACGGGGGATATGTTGGCTTCTTTTAGGTATAACTCGATTTCGGGGGAAGAAAGCCGGGATGGGTAGGTAAAAAATTTACCGTTATCATCAACCCCTACGTAAATTTCCTGAAAAATTCCCTTTTGGTAAATTACCCGGTGGACGGGAAACGCGTCTACTACTTCATTGGCAATGATTATTCCCGAAAAATTTTGGGGAAATTCAGGAAGATGCTTTATCTGGTTTTGCTGGCATTCAAGATTTTTTCTTTGGACTTCTCTTAAATGAGCGCTTATTTCAAGAATGTGATATTCCGGGAAAAGCCCTTGAGCAGCAAACCAAACTAAAATATCTTGAGCCATTTTCCCGGTTCCAGCACCAAATTCTAACAGCGTTAAGGGCATGCCATAAGTTTGATAGAGGTTGAAGATGTATTTTCCCAGAGTATAACCAAAGCTCTTACTTAAAATTGGAGCAGTATAAAAATCCCCTTCTTTTCCAAGGGTAACATTTCGGGTATAATATCCGTAGTCCGGATGGTATAAAGCTAATTCCATAAAATCCCGAAAGGTAAGCGGCATTTTTTTTATTTTTTCTATTAGTACTTCTTTAAGCATAAAATCCTCCTTTTTAGCATATACAACGAAAAATAAAATTTCTTAATTGTGATTGTACCATAACGACGAATATAGACAAAAGAAGGCAAAAAACTTTGCAGGAATTTTTAATTAAACGTCGAATACCTTTGCCTTATGTGGTGGGGTGATATAATGAAGCAAATTTGGGAAAAAATCCAAAAAGAACGGGAAAAGCTTGTAGAAATATATGAACGGAAAAAAGATTTTCGGGATGAGGAAGTGTACCGTTTAAGCCAGGCCATAGATGAGCTGGTGGTTAATTATATGAAAAAACAACTGGAAAATCCGGAGGACCGGTTATGGCCGGAGCTAAAATAGGAATTTTTGGCGGAAGCTTTAATCCGGTGCATCTAGGCCATCTGGTACTGGCGCGGGAAGCCTTTTGGCAGGCCAAACTTAACCAGGTGATCTTTATTCCGGCAAAAATTCCCCCCCATAAAAAAGAGGGAGTAATAAGTGAACAGCATCGCTTTCAAATGTTACGGTTGGCTTTAAAAAAATATCCGGAGTTTTCAGTGAGTAATATTGAATTTTTGCGGGACAAGCCTTCGTATACTTTTGATACCGTAGAGGAGTTAAAATTACTTTATCCCCATGATGAACTTTACTTCATTACCGGTGCCGATGGCCTTTTGGAAATTACCGGATGGTACAGAGGCGAAGAACTTTTAAAAAAGATTCCTATAATTGCGGTTTCCCGTGCAGGGGTTTCCAAAGAAGTTTTTTTAAATCAGGTCCAATACCTTAAAAACCGGTATCGGGCTCAAATAATCGTGGTAGAAATGCCGGAGATTGGAATTTCCAGTTCTTTAATCCGGCAGAGAATCAGGGAAAAGCTTCCCTATTCCCATTTAATACCGGTAGAGGTATATGATTATATTGTTGCAAATAATTTATACCGGTAATTTTGTATGAACCGGGCTGGCCGGTCCATAATAAGAATACAAAATAAACAGGTGAAGGTGGTATCTGATGACCAAAACATTGTATGTTGGAAACTTACCCTGGAAAATCCGGTCAGAGCAGTTACAGGAAATAGCTTCGGAGTTTGGGGAAGTTATAGGAGCTCGGGTAATCCTTGAAAAGAGCACCGGTCGTTCCAGGGGATACGGCTTTATTGAAGTGCGGGATGAAGATGCGGAAAAATTTATGACCGGATTAAATGGCAAAGAAGTTGAAGGGCGACAGTTGGTAGTTAGCGAAGCCCGGGAGCGGAATGGTTAACCCCCGATTTTGCGGGGGTTTTTTCCGGTTTAAGGGGGATGGGTTGTGAAAAGATTTTTACGGATTTTACAGGAAAACCTTTCGGAAGAAAGAATAAGTCACTCTTTAGGGGTTGCGCGGACCGCTTATTATCTTGCCCAAAAGCACCTTCCGGAAAAAAAAGAAAAAGCTTTTTTGGCGGGAATTGTCCACGATATAGCCCGGGAGTGGCCGGAGGAAAGGTTTATTGCCTACTTACTAGCCAGGGGATATGAGATAACCTCTGAAGATAAATTAAATCCGGTGGTGCTTCATGCTCCCGCGGGAGCATATTTTATCCGGGATATGTTGGGGATTTATGATGAAGAGATTTTTAACGCAGTTTCCCGCCATACCCTGGGGGCAGTGGACATGACCGATTTGGATATGATTATTTTTTTAGCGGATTTAATTGAACCGGGGCGAAACTTTGCCCAAAGGCAGAAGCTTTTAATCGCCTCTTTTCGAGACCTAAAACGGGGGATGCTTTTAGCCCTGGAAAATACCTTGGAATATTTAACGAAAAAAAATAAAACGGTTGATTCCCGGACACTCATGGTTTTAAATTATTTTCGGGAGGAAGTAGCAAAAAAATCGAAAATTTAGCTATAATATAAAAAGGAATTTAGGGGAGGTGTCTTTTTGGAAAAAACTTTACCTCAACATATAAATATTGCAATGGATGCCGCTTTGGATAAAAAAGGATTTAATTTAAGCCTTTTAGATGTTTCTTCTTTAACGCCAATTTGCGATTACTTTTTAATAGTTTCCGCAAGTTCGACCATTCAGGTCAAAGCGATTGTCGATAACATTGAAGAAAAACTGTCGGAAATCGGCCTAACTCCTTACCGTATTGAAGGTAAAAATGCCGCCCGCTGGGTTTTAATGGATTATGGGGACCTAGTTGTGCATGTGTTTGTGGAAGAGGAACGGGAATTTTACGATTTGGAAAGATTGTGGCGGACAGCCGAAAATTACCGGCATGATGTGGTTGACAAAGTTTAATGATTTATATATAATTTCTCATGTGACTAACAATGTGAAAAACGGTGAAGAGGAGCAGTAACTGTTTTGTGGCTTAAAGAGAGCAGCCGGCGGGTGCAAGGCTGTAGCCTCCAAACAGTGAACTCGCCTCGGAGTTGCCAGAGGGATAAGTACTTCTGGCCGGTATGTTCCGTTATCCAAAACAAGTGGGCAAGAATGTGGGGCTGTAGCGCAGTGGGAGCGCGCTTCCTTGGCATGGAAGAGGTCGCGGGTTCGATCCCCGCCAGCTCCACCATTATTGTATTCTTGCCAAGTAGGGTGGTACCGCGGGAAAACACTCCTCCCGTCCCTTAGGGGATGGCGAGGAGTTTTTTGTTATATCTACCTATTGGAGGGAGAATATGCAAGAAAGGTATGATTTTAAAGCTATTGAAGCTAAGTGGCAGAAAAAATGGGAGGAATTAAAACTTTACGAAGTGGACGATTTTTCGGAAAAACCGAAATATTACTGTTTGGAAATGTTTCCTTATCCTTCGGGGAAACTTCATATGGGGCACGTCCGCAATTACTCCATTGGGGATGTGGTAGCCCGGTACAAGCGGATGCGGGGCTATGCTGTGTTACACCCTATGGGCTGGGATGCTTTTGGGCTTCCGGCGGAAAATGCGGCGATTAAACACGGTAATGTTCATCCGGCGGATTGGACCTGGGATAATATTGCCAATATGAGACGGCAGTTAAAGGAGTTAGGTATTTCTTACGACTGGCGGCGGGAGATAGCTACCTGTCATCCGGAATACTACCGGTGGACCCAGTGGCTCTTTTTACAGTTTTATAAAAAGGGGCTTGCCTACAAGAAAAAAGCTCCGGTAAACTGGTGCCCCGGCTGTCAGACGGTTCTGGCTAACGAACAGGTGATAGACGGGGAGTGCGAACGCTGCCATTCCCGGGTGGAGAAAAAGGAGTTAGAACAGTGGTTCTTTAAAATTACCGCTTATGCCGAAAGACTTCTGCAGGATATTAAAAAGCTTACCGGCTGGCCGGAAAAGGTAAAAATCATGCAGGAAAACTGGATCGGAAGATCCGAAGGGGCGGAAATTACTTTTAAAATAAAGGGGCATGAGGAAACAATATCGGTGTTTACCACCCGGCCCGACACTATTTTCGGAGTAACCTATATGGTTTTGGCGCCGGAACATCCTCTGGTTGAAAAAATTTCCCGGGGGACTCAGTACGAAAAGGATGTTTTGGAATTTAAACGGAAAATGATGTACTTGTCCGAAATTGAAAGAACCGCCGAGACCGCAGAAAAAGAAGGGGTTTTTACGGGAGCTTATGCTATAAATCCCTTTACCGGGGAAGAGATTCCCATACTTTTAGCCAACTATGTTTTAGTGGAGTACGGTACCGGTGCGGTTATGGGGGTGCCGGCCCACGACCAGCGGGACTTCTTATTTGCCAAAAAATACAATTTGCCCATAAAAGTGGTAATAACCCCTCCGGGGCAAGAATTGAAAGCCGAGGAGTTAACGGAAGCCTATACCGGAGAAGGAATTCTGGTCAATTCCGGCGAGTTTACCGGGTTAGCCAACAAAGAGGCAATCAGGATAATTACCCAAGAAGCGGAAAAGCGGGGATTTGGTAAATATCGAGTAAATTACAGGCTTCGGGACTGGCTTATTTCCCGGCAAAGGTACTGGGGTGCTCCCATTCCGGTGCTGTACTGTGAAAAGTGCGGAATTGTTCCCGTACCCGAGGACCAGCTGCCGGTAGTTTTACCGTATAATGTAGAATTTCGTCCTACCGGGGAAAGTCCCTTAAAGTACGTTCCCGAGTTTTTAAATGCCACCTGTCCCGAGTGCGGTGGACCTGCAACCCGGGAAACGGACACGATGGATACGTTTATTTGTTCGTCCTGGTATTACTATCGTTATACTTCGCCCCGGGATAAACAACAGCCCTGGAGCAAAGAAAAGGTGGAAAGATGGTTGCCGGTGGACCAGTATATCGGCGGGGTAGAACATGCTATTTTGCACCTTTTATATTCCCGGTTTTTCACCAAAGTCCTCTATGACCTGGGATTGGTTCATGTGGACGAACCCTTTACCAATCTTTTGACCCAGGGCATGGTATTAAAAGATGGGGCCAAGATGAGTAAATCCAAAGGAAATGTGGTAAGTCCCGAAGAAATCGTGGAAAAATACGGGGCCGATACCGCCCGGTTGTTTATTCTTTTTGCGGCGCCCCCGGAACGGGATTTAGAGTGGAGCGACCAGGGGGTAGAGGGAAGCTTTCGCTTTTTAAACCGGGTGTGGCGGCTAATTTACCAGACCAAGGACCGGATATCCGATGAACTTCGGGAATTTTCGGCAAAAGATAAAGAATTAAATCGCCTGTTACACGCCACCATTAAAAAGGTAACCGAGGATATTGAAGAAAGGTTTAACTTTAATACGGCAATTTCGGCAATTATGGAGTTAGTGAACGGTCTTTACCAGTACAAAGAAGGGGAAATTAATCCCGGCCTTTTAAAAGAAGCGTTAAACAAACTGGTGATACTTCTGGCACCTTTTGCGCCTCATATTGCCGAGGAATTATGGGAGGCATTGGGCAATAAACAAAGTGTTCACTTAGAAAAATGGCCAGAGTATGATGAAGAAGCTCTAATTACCGAGGAAGTGGAAATAGTTATTCAGGTTAACGGTAAAGTCAAGGACCGGGTAATGGTTCCGAGAAATGCGGCGGAAGATGAGTTAAAGGAAATTGCCTTAAATACGCCGAAAATAAAAGAATTGACCGCCGATAAAAAAATTATTAAAGTTATTATAGTACCGGAAAAATTAATTAATATTGTGGTAGCGGGGTAACAATGGAAAACTGGGAGGTTTTAAAAAAGATACCCCTTTTCGGGGAGCTTTCCCCGGATGATTTAAAGGAAATCGGGAATCTTCTTTATTCCCGCCGGCTGAAAAAAGGACAAATTTTGTTTTCCGAAGGGGACCCGGGGGCGGCAGTATACTTTTTAAAAAGCGGGCGGATTAAGCTCTATAAAGAGGACCGGGAAGGCCGGGAACACATCCTTCATTATGTTGAACCGGGAGATATTTTTGCCGAAGTGGTGCTATTTTCCAAGCGTCCTTATCCTGCCACCGCCGAGGTTATAGAGCCGGGGGAAGTCCTGGTAATTCCCAACGAGGAAATGGAGAACCTCTTGAAAAAACGCGGAGAAATTGCGTTAAATCTCATCAAGGTGCTGTTGTATCGTTTAGATTTAGCCAATCAAAAAATTAAAGAGTTAGCGTTAAAAGATAGTTTAGCCCGGGTATGTAGCGTTCTCTTACGCTACGGCCCGGTAATTAATCTTTCCCAGCAGGAAATAGCCAATTTAGCCGGGGTTTCCCGGGAAACGGCCAGTCGAATAATAAATGAGTTTAAACGTTTAGGAGTACTTCGGGCCGAAGGGCGGAGCTTAGAAATTATAAATTATGACAAATTAAAAGATTTCTCTTAAATACTTTTTTCACAAAAAAGGAATTGGGCGAGTTTAAGCGAACTTTGTTTAATAGAAAAAGTTAATACCCCACTCTACGGGTGCCCGGAAGGGTTAAAAGGGAAGCCGGACGGAATTTCCGTAAACGGCGCGGGCCCGCCACTGTACTCGGGGAGCCTCTTTTAGAGATGCCACTGTCCGTTAAATCGGATGGGAAGGCTAAAAGAGGCGATGAGCCGTAAGCCAGGAAACCTGCCCGTGAGAGTTAATCTGTCTTACCTTCGCGGCGAAGGGAGGGATTGTAAGGCTTTTGGTTATAATCCGCTTACCGAACCGGGAAGCGGATTTTTTACTAAATTTAACAAATAAGGGGGCGAAAAAATGGTGAAAAAAAGATGGGTGGTATTTTTAGCTGTTGCCGTCATTCTGTTGGTGGCGGTAGCTCCATTACTGGCAGGGCAAAGTAAGGGAATAACGGTAAAAGATTCTAAAGGAAACGTTTTTACCTTTAAAAGTTATCCCAAAAGAATTGTATCTCTTGCCCCAAGTAATACTGAAATCTTATTTGCTCTGGGATTAGATAAGTATATTGTAGGTGTTACTAACTTTTGCGATTACCCAGCAGCGGCCAAAAAAAAGGCCAAGGTGGGCGATGCATTTAATGTTAATGTAGAAAAAATTGTAAGCTTAAAACCTGACCTGGTGGTGGCCCAGGATAGTATTTCACCGGATGCTATTAAAAAACTGCAAAACTTAAAAATTAAGGTGTTTGTTTTAAAAGAACCGAAAAACTTTAACGATATTTTAAATAACATAAAGCTGGTTGGTAAAGCTACCGGTAAATACTCTAAAGCTGTAAGCATTACTAATAATATGCAGGCAAGATTAAATAAACTTACAGCAAAGTTAAAAAAATACAACAAAAAACCGTCGGTCTTGGTAGAGGTTGATTATGCGTACGGTTTATATGTTGCCGGACCAAACACCTTCATTAATGATCTCCTCGTAAAAGCAGGCGGTAAAAACGTCATAACCAGTGGTAGCTGGGTAAACCTTTCCGATGAAAAGCTCTTAACTTTAAATCCTGATTATATTTTACTTGCTGATACCGCTTATTTAAAACCGGACCAACATCCATACAAACGTGAACTCTGGCAGTCACTGCGCGCAGTTAAAGAAAAGAAAGTTATTGACAGCATTGATCCTAATTTAATTGTGCGACCGGGTCCCCGGACCATTGACGGGATTGAAAAATTAGCTAAAGCCCTTCATCCTGGTTTAAAATAGGTGAGAAAATGAAATCGTGGTGGGTAAAGTTATTTTTAGGAGGAGTTATTTTACTCCTCCTCCTTATTTTTGTTATATTGTTGGCGGCAAACTTGGGAGCTGTGAAAATTCCGATAACGAAACTCTTTTTAGAACCGTATAAAACAATCTTTTTTAAGATAAGACTCCCCCGGATAGCTTTGGGACTTACAGTGGGAGCAGCTCTCGGCCTGGCAGGTACGGTGTACCAGGGGGTATTGAAAACTCCTTTAGCTGACCCGTATATTTTAGGAGTATCTTCAGGAGCTGCTGCAGCTGTAGCTTTACTAACTCTGCTAAAATCTTTTCCTTATTATGCTTTGCCCTTAGGAGCGTTTTTAGGAAGTATAGTAGCGTTACTTTTAGTTTTTTTAATTTCCCGAAAACCCGAACCTAATAGATTAATCCTTGCGGGAATTATTGTAAATAGCTTTTTAGGAGCTATCGTTACTTTTGTTTTAGCGGTAAGCCGGGAAAATATGCACCAGATTATTTACTGGTTAATGGGAGGACTCAGTAATAAAGGATTTAAAGAAGCGGGAGTGCTTGGCCTGTACCTTTTATTTGGGCTTGGTTTCCTTTTTATTTTTGCCCGGGATTTAAATGCTATGAGTTTTGGGGATGATACTGCAGTTCAGTTAGGGGTGGAGGTTAACAAAAAAAGAGTTCTTTTTTTAATGCTGGCAAGTTTTTTAACGGCAGGAGCGGTCAGCTTTTCCGGAACCATAGGGTTTGTTGGTCTGGTAGTTCCGCAGGTGGTAGAACTTATTTTTGGTAAGGATTTTCGCCTTTTAATACCTTTATCAACCTTAGCGGGAGCTATCCTCCTGGTTTTTGCCGATGCTTTGGCCCGGAGCATTTTAGCCCCGGCGGAGCTTCCGGTAGGGGTTATTACCGCTTTTATCGGTGCTCCCTTTTTTGCCTATCTTTTTATAAGGCGGGGTTATCATGCTTAAAGGTCTTAATTTGGCCTACGGTTACGGCAACATCACCTTGTTTGAGGGGATAAATATTGAAGTCCACCCGGGCAAGTTTACTGTAATTATAGGCCCTAATGGTGCCGGGAAAACAACATTGTTAAAAATTCTGGCAGGTTTATTAAAACCAAAGTACGGTACGGTACAACTAAACGAAAAAGAAATATTTTTGCTACCGGCAAAGGTGCGGGCCCGGATGCTGGCGTATGTATCCCAGGAACCCGAAACTTTACGGGATTATTCGGTCTGGGATACGGTAATGATGGGAAGGTACCCTTATCAGGGATTTTTAGGGTTAGAGACTAATAAAGATTTTCAAGCGGTAAAAAAAGCTATAGAAACGGTAGGTTTAGCCGGTTACGAGGAACGAACCCTTTTGTCCCTTTCGGGAGGGGAAAGGCAGAGGGTTTATCTTGCCCGGGCTTTGGCCCAGGAAGCCGACTATATCCTCTTAGATGAGCCCACCAATCACCTGGATTTATTTTATCAGGTAAAAATACTATCTCTTTTAAAAGATTTAGCGGCTCAAGGTAAAGGGATATTAGCGGTTCTTCATGATTTAAACTTGGCTTCCTTTTTTGCTGATAAGCTCTACTTATTTTCGGCAGGGAAACTTATTACCGGCGAGGCGAAAAATGTTTTAACCTTTGAAAACATTTATAAAGCTTATCAGGAACCAGCACTTGTTGTGAATCACCCGGTTTTAAACATTCCGCAGATACTGCCGTTAATAGTTAATAGAGTTAGTGACGGCAAGAAAAAGGTGCATATCATAGGCGGTGGAGGGATGGCTGGGAGCATAATGCTCCGGGAAAGCCAGCAGGGAGCGAAAATCTCAGCGGGGGTTTTAAATAAAAGCGATAGTGACTGGCAGACAGCAAAAGCACTCGGGGCAGAAGTGGTGGAGGAAGAGCCTTTTTCGCCCATTTCCGAGGAAAGCTACCAGCGGCTTTTGGAGGTCATAAAGAAGGCGGATAAGATTGTGGTAGCTCCGGTACCAATAGGGCCGGGAAATCTAAAAAATATCGAAGCCCTTTTAGAAGTGGAACCGAAAAAAATTTTTATAGTAAAGCCGGAAGAAATGGAGAAAAGGGATTACTCCGGAGGAAGGGCTACTTATATTGTTAATTCCCTTATAAAGGCCGGCGCCCAAAGGTATCCCGAGGCGTAAAACTGTGATAAAAGTCATAGCTCTAAAAGGAAAGCCCAGGTTAAAATAAGAAAAAACAAAAGGGGAAGAAGAAGATGCGCTGGACGAAAGAAGCATTAGAGTACATGAATAACGTTCCCTTTTTTGTGCGGGAAAAAGCCAAGAAAAAGGTAGAGGAGTGGGCGAAGCAAAAGGGTGTAGAGGAGATCACGGTAAATGAAGTAATGGAAGCCCGGGGGAAAATGACCGCCAGGGATGTAAGCGACCCGAAACCGCAAAAACCCAAAATTGCGGTGGTGCGCTGTCATATTGTTTCCGAGGTTTGCCCTGGAATTGGTTGTTTTAATAGCTTTAATAAAAGGGAGCAGCAGTTTGCCCGCTAT is a window encoding:
- the leuS gene encoding leucine--tRNA ligase; the protein is MQERYDFKAIEAKWQKKWEELKLYEVDDFSEKPKYYCLEMFPYPSGKLHMGHVRNYSIGDVVARYKRMRGYAVLHPMGWDAFGLPAENAAIKHGNVHPADWTWDNIANMRRQLKELGISYDWRREIATCHPEYYRWTQWLFLQFYKKGLAYKKKAPVNWCPGCQTVLANEQVIDGECERCHSRVEKKELEQWFFKITAYAERLLQDIKKLTGWPEKVKIMQENWIGRSEGAEITFKIKGHEETISVFTTRPDTIFGVTYMVLAPEHPLVEKISRGTQYEKDVLEFKRKMMYLSEIERTAETAEKEGVFTGAYAINPFTGEEIPILLANYVLVEYGTGAVMGVPAHDQRDFLFAKKYNLPIKVVITPPGQELKAEELTEAYTGEGILVNSGEFTGLANKEAIRIITQEAEKRGFGKYRVNYRLRDWLISRQRYWGAPIPVLYCEKCGIVPVPEDQLPVVLPYNVEFRPTGESPLKYVPEFLNATCPECGGPATRETDTMDTFICSSWYYYRYTSPRDKQQPWSKEKVERWLPVDQYIGGVEHAILHLLYSRFFTKVLYDLGLVHVDEPFTNLLTQGMVLKDGAKMSKSKGNVVSPEEIVEKYGADTARLFILFAAPPERDLEWSDQGVEGSFRFLNRVWRLIYQTKDRISDELREFSAKDKELNRLLHATIKKVTEDIEERFNFNTAISAIMELVNGLYQYKEGEINPGLLKEALNKLVILLAPFAPHIAEELWEALGNKQSVHLEKWPEYDEEALITEEVEIVIQVNGKVKDRVMVPRNAAEDELKEIALNTPKIKELTADKKIIKVIIVPEKLINIVVAG
- a CDS encoding Crp/Fnr family transcriptional regulator; this encodes MENWEVLKKIPLFGELSPDDLKEIGNLLYSRRLKKGQILFSEGDPGAAVYFLKSGRIKLYKEDREGREHILHYVEPGDIFAEVVLFSKRPYPATAEVIEPGEVLVIPNEEMENLLKKRGEIALNLIKVLLYRLDLANQKIKELALKDSLARVCSVLLRYGPVINLSQQEIANLAGVSRETASRIINEFKRLGVLRAEGRSLEIINYDKLKDFS
- a CDS encoding ABC transporter substrate-binding protein, translating into MVKKRWVVFLAVAVILLVAVAPLLAGQSKGITVKDSKGNVFTFKSYPKRIVSLAPSNTEILFALGLDKYIVGVTNFCDYPAAAKKKAKVGDAFNVNVEKIVSLKPDLVVAQDSISPDAIKKLQNLKIKVFVLKEPKNFNDILNNIKLVGKATGKYSKAVSITNNMQARLNKLTAKLKKYNKKPSVLVEVDYAYGLYVAGPNTFINDLLVKAGGKNVITSGSWVNLSDEKLLTLNPDYILLADTAYLKPDQHPYKRELWQSLRAVKEKKVIDSIDPNLIVRPGPRTIDGIEKLAKALHPGLK
- a CDS encoding FecCD family ABC transporter permease gives rise to the protein MKSWWVKLFLGGVILLLLLIFVILLAANLGAVKIPITKLFLEPYKTIFFKIRLPRIALGLTVGAALGLAGTVYQGVLKTPLADPYILGVSSGAAAAVALLTLLKSFPYYALPLGAFLGSIVALLLVFLISRKPEPNRLILAGIIVNSFLGAIVTFVLAVSRENMHQIIYWLMGGLSNKGFKEAGVLGLYLLFGLGFLFIFARDLNAMSFGDDTAVQLGVEVNKKRVLFLMLASFLTAGAVSFSGTIGFVGLVVPQVVELIFGKDFRLLIPLSTLAGAILLVFADALARSILAPAELPVGVITAFIGAPFFAYLFIRRGYHA
- a CDS encoding ATP-binding cassette domain-containing protein, producing the protein MLKGLNLAYGYGNITLFEGINIEVHPGKFTVIIGPNGAGKTTLLKILAGLLKPKYGTVQLNEKEIFLLPAKVRARMLAYVSQEPETLRDYSVWDTVMMGRYPYQGFLGLETNKDFQAVKKAIETVGLAGYEERTLLSLSGGERQRVYLARALAQEADYILLDEPTNHLDLFYQVKILSLLKDLAAQGKGILAVLHDLNLASFFADKLYLFSAGKLITGEAKNVLTFENIYKAYQEPALVVNHPVLNIPQILPLIVNRVSDGKKKVHIIGGGGMAGSIMLRESQQGAKISAGVLNKSDSDWQTAKALGAEVVEEEPFSPISEESYQRLLEVIKKADKIVVAPVPIGPGNLKNIEALLEVEPKKIFIVKPEEMEKRDYSGGRATYIVNSLIKAGAQRYPEA
- a CDS encoding CGGC domain-containing protein, producing MRWTKEALEYMNNVPFFVREKAKKKVEEWAKQKGVEEITVNEVMEARGKMTARDVSDPKPQKPKIAVVRCHIVSEVCPGIGCFNSFNKREQQFARYGPEAEIIGFFTCGGCSGRRVSRLIEKLLPYELTHVHLSSCMLLDGDYPRCPFKEQIKKTILAKGVEVVEGTHH